One region of Polyodon spathula isolate WHYD16114869_AA chromosome 25, ASM1765450v1, whole genome shotgun sequence genomic DNA includes:
- the LOC121300310 gene encoding endosome/lysosome-associated apoptosis and autophagy regulator 1-like isoform X2 — protein sequence MEQKKKGRVSQSRVCLWVTRFFIMAGVIVSEVAGQDRQLPVCTESDYHYQYTECDSVGSRWRVAVPHTPGICTGLPDPVRGTECSFSCKAGQFLEMKTQSCKECVEGTYSLGTGVRIDQWDTLPPGFSNTASDPNGEYADDMANCSNSIWQPQGDYIASNTDECTATLMYAVNLKQSGSISFSYFHPDSSIFFEFFVQNDQCQSTAGQSRWMKSTDNEWASHYLQLGRGNNVLYWRTTGFSMDTSEPKPVLVKNVIITDTGSGACQQRSPCTQQDYFYTHTPCDASGQTQLMYKWIEPKICSEDLKGAVKLPASGAKIACPPCNPGFFKTNSSSCEPCPYGSYSNGTECRKCPAGTEPVLGFEYKWWNQMPANMRSLVSGEHRDFEEQVAWEAAGEYIYTPAVSANDYMMLVLTVSGFRLPQHVATDSENTELARVTFVFETKCTTDCQFYFLAGANERSNTLVEQWSRSKEKQSYSYIVNSNSTVIFTWAFQRATGFSNETRYNTDVAKIYSIKVTNAINGVASSCRHCALGSSKTASSCVPCPSGHYIEKDSSACRQCPPDTFLSREHPYGEEACVPCGPKTHSNAMRSTCFSDCKFDFRDGERTLQYDFSHLPNRTTFNSGPSFTPKGLQYFHQFSVSLCGNEGKKLASCVDNVTSTRTVSSYACQSTIVPSDLRGVKTVVSSQPISLADRLVGVTTEAVLENITSPADLFPTKSRIPDVIFFYRSSEATQSCKKGRATTIRMRCDTGGSARLSVPSKCQEGTCDGCAFHFLWETEDACPLCSENDYHQIMSACIQGIQKTTYVWHEPRLCTRGAALPEQAVNACKTLDFWLKLGLSTGIIAALLLVTVSCYFWKKTQKLEYKYSKLVMNSSLKDCELPAADSCAIMEGEDGEDDLIFLTKKSIFGKIKSFSTKRTSDGFDCVPLKSSSEHNDVEL from the exons atggAGCAGAAGAAGAAGGGGCGCGTTTCCCAGTCTCGGGTTTGTTTGTGGGTCACCCGGTTTTTTATTATGGCAGGTGTGATCGTTTCCGAGGTGGCAGGACAGGACAGGCAGCTGCCCGTTTGTACAGAG TCGGATTACCATTACCAGTACACTGAATGTGACAGTGTGGGCTCCAGGTGGAGAGTGGCAGTGCCTCACACCCCAGGAATCTGCACAGGCCTGCCAGACCCAGTGAGGGGAACGGAGTGCT CTTTCTCCTGCAAGGCGGGGCAGTTTCTGGAGATGAAGACGCAGTCCTGTAAAGAGTGTGTGGAGGGCACTTACTCCCTGGGGACGGGCGTGAGGATTGATCAGTGGGACACGCTCCCACCAGGATTTTCAAACACTGCGTCAGACCCCAACGGGGAGTATGCAGACGACATGGCAAACTGCTCCAA TTCGATATGGCAACCCCAGGGAGATTACATTGCCTCTAACACAGACGAATGCACCGCCACACTGATGTATGCTGTGAACCTCAAGCAGTCTGGCTCCATCTCCTTTTCCTATTTCCATCCGGACAGCAGCATTTTCTTTGAATTTTTT GTTCAGAATGACCAGTGCCAGTCTACCGCCGGACAAAGCAGGTGGATGAAAAGCACGGATAACGAATGGGCTTCCCATTAT CTTCAGTTGGGTCGTGGGAATAATGTGCTGTACTGGAGAACTACAGGGTTCTCAATGGACACGAGCGAACCAAAGCCAGTCCTTGTTAAGAATGTCATCATCACAG ATACAGGATCAGGGGCATGCCAACAGCGCTCCCCTTGCACCCAGCAAGACTActtctacacacacaccccttgtgATGCCAGCGGACAG ACCCAACTCATGTACAAGTGGATTGAGCCAAAAATCTGCAGTGAAGATCTGAAAGGAGCAGTCAAGCTGCCAGCCTCCGGCGCTAAGATCGCATGCCCACCTTGCAACCCGGGCTTCTTCAAAACCAACAGCTCCAGCTGTGAGCCCTGTCCCTATGGATCTTACTCAAACGGAACAG AGTGTCGTAAGTGCCCCGCTGGAACAGAGCCTGTGCTGGGCTTTGAGTACAAGTGGTGGAATCAGATGCCAGCTAACATGAGGAGTCTGGTTAGTGGAGAACACCGTGACTTTGAAGAACAAGTAG CGTGGGAGGCTGCTGGAGAGTACATCTACACCCCTGCTGTGTCTGCTAACGATTACATGATGCTGGTCTTGACTGTTTCTGGATTTAG ATTGCCACAGCATGTTGCAACAGACTCGGAGAACACAGAACTTGCAAGGGTAACGTTTGTCTTTGAGACAAAATGCACAACTGACTGTCAATTCTACTTCTTGGCG GGtgcaaatgaaagaagcaacacTCTTGTGGAGCAGTGGAGCCGCTCCAAGGAAAAGCAGTCTTACTCCTACATTGTGAACTCAAACTCTACTGTCATCTTCACGTGGGCTTTCCAGAGAGCCACAGGCTTTTCAAAC gAAACACGATACAATACTGATGTTGCCAAGATCTACTCTATCAAAGTGACCAATGCCATCAATGGGGTGGCCTCAAGCTGCCGCCACTGCGCTCTGGGCTCCTCAAAGACAGCATCTTCATGTGTGCCCTGCCCCTCTGGACACTACATAGAGAAGGACAGCAGTGCCTGCCGCCAGTGTCCCCCAGACACGTTCCTGAGCCGTGAGCACCCCTACGGAGAGGAGGCGTGCGTTCCCTGTGGACCGAAGACACACAGCAACGCG ATGCGCTCCACTTGTTTCAGCGACTGCAAGTTTGACTTCCGTGACGGTGAGCGGACGCTGCAGTACGACTTCAGTCATCTCCCCAACAGAACCACCTTCAACAGCGGACCGAGTTTCACCCCCAAAGGACTCCAGTACTTCCATCAGTTCAGCGTGAGCCTTTGTGGAAATGAG GGTAAGAAACTGGCCTCCTGCGTCGACAACGTCACCAGCACCAGGACAGTGAGCTCTTACGCATGCCAGTCTACCATCGTACCTTCCGATTTGAGGGGTGTGAAGACGGTAGTGTCCTCGCAGCCCATCAGCCTCGCAGATCGGCTCGTAG GGGTCACCACTGAAGCCGTGCTCGAGAACATCACCTCTCCTGCTGATCTGTTCCCTACCAAAAGCAGGATACCTGATGTCATATTCTTCTACAG GTCTTCTGAAGCAACCCAGTCTTGTAAGAAGGGACGGGCTACCACGATAAGAATGAGATGTGACACAGGGGGATCTGCAAGGCTTTCAGTGCCAAG CAAATGCCAGGAAGGAACCTGCGATGGCTGTGCCTTCCACTTCCTGTGGGAGACAGAAGACGCCTGCCCTCTGTGTTCAGAGAACGATTACCACCAGATCATGAGCGCCTGTATCCAGGGAATACAG AAAACGACCTACGTGTGGCACGAGCCCCGCCTGTGCACAAGAGGAGCTGCTTTACCCGAGCAGGCAGTGAACGCCTGCAAGACGCTGGACTTCTGGCTGAAGCTGGGGCTGTCCACCGGAATCATTGCAGCTCTTTTACTGGTGACGGTGTCCTGTTACTTctggaagaaaacacaaaa GTTAGAGTACAAATACTCCAAGCTCGTGATGAACTCCAGCCTGAAGGACTGTGAGCTGCCAGCTGCGGACAGCTGTGCCATCATGGAGGGAGAGGATGGGGAGGACGATTTGATATTCTTaaccaaaaaatcaattttcggGAAGATCAAGTCATTTAGCACCAAG aggacATCAGATGGGTTTGACTGTGTTCCCTTGAAATCCTCCTCAGAACACAACGACGTGGAATTATAG
- the LOC121300310 gene encoding endosome/lysosome-associated apoptosis and autophagy regulator 1-like isoform X3: MKTQSCKECVEGTYSLGTGVRIDQWDTLPPGFSNTASDPNGEYADDMANCSNSIWQPQGDYIASNTDECTATLMYAVNLKQSGSISFSYFHPDSSIFFEFFVQNDQCQSTAGQSRWMKSTDNEWASHYLQLGRGNNVLYWRTTGFSMDTSEPKPVLVKNVIITGVAYTSECFSCRPGTYTSKRGSSVCSPCPKNTYSNKGATVCQQCDQDKYSDTGSGACQQRSPCTQQDYFYTHTPCDASGQTQLMYKWIEPKICSEDLKGAVKLPASGAKIACPPCNPGFFKTNSSSCEPCPYGSYSNGTECRKCPAGTEPVLGFEYKWWNQMPANMRSLVSGEHRDFEEQVAWEAAGEYIYTPAVSANDYMMLVLTVSGFRLPQHVATDSENTELARVTFVFETKCTTDCQFYFLAGANERSNTLVEQWSRSKEKQSYSYIVNSNSTVIFTWAFQRATGFSNETRYNTDVAKIYSIKVTNAINGVASSCRHCALGSSKTASSCVPCPSGHYIEKDSSACRQCPPDTFLSREHPYGEEACVPCGPKTHSNAMRSTCFSDCKFDFRDGERTLQYDFSHLPNRTTFNSGPSFTPKGLQYFHQFSVSLCGNEGKKLASCVDNVTSTRTVSSYACQSTIVPSDLRGVKTVVSSQPISLADRLVGVTTEAVLENITSPADLFPTKSRIPDVIFFYRSSEATQSCKKGRATTIRMRCDTGGSARLSVPSKCQEGTCDGCAFHFLWETEDACPLCSENDYHQIMSACIQGIQKTTYVWHEPRLCTRGAALPEQAVNACKTLDFWLKLGLSTGIIAALLLVTVSCYFWKKTQKLEYKYSKLVMNSSLKDCELPAADSCAIMEGEDGEDDLIFLTKKSIFGKIKSFSTKRTSDGFDCVPLKSSSEHNDVEL; this comes from the exons ATGAAGACGCAGTCCTGTAAAGAGTGTGTGGAGGGCACTTACTCCCTGGGGACGGGCGTGAGGATTGATCAGTGGGACACGCTCCCACCAGGATTTTCAAACACTGCGTCAGACCCCAACGGGGAGTATGCAGACGACATGGCAAACTGCTCCAA TTCGATATGGCAACCCCAGGGAGATTACATTGCCTCTAACACAGACGAATGCACCGCCACACTGATGTATGCTGTGAACCTCAAGCAGTCTGGCTCCATCTCCTTTTCCTATTTCCATCCGGACAGCAGCATTTTCTTTGAATTTTTT GTTCAGAATGACCAGTGCCAGTCTACCGCCGGACAAAGCAGGTGGATGAAAAGCACGGATAACGAATGGGCTTCCCATTAT CTTCAGTTGGGTCGTGGGAATAATGTGCTGTACTGGAGAACTACAGGGTTCTCAATGGACACGAGCGAACCAAAGCCAGTCCTTGTTAAGAATGTCATCATCACAG GAGTTGCATACACGTCCGAGTGTTTCTCCTGCAGGCCTGGTACCTACACTTCCAAAAGGGGCTCCTCTGTCTGCAGTCCCTGTCCCAAGAACACATACTCGAACAAGGGAGCCACAGTCTGCCAGCAGTGTGACCAAGACAAATACTCCG ATACAGGATCAGGGGCATGCCAACAGCGCTCCCCTTGCACCCAGCAAGACTActtctacacacacaccccttgtgATGCCAGCGGACAG ACCCAACTCATGTACAAGTGGATTGAGCCAAAAATCTGCAGTGAAGATCTGAAAGGAGCAGTCAAGCTGCCAGCCTCCGGCGCTAAGATCGCATGCCCACCTTGCAACCCGGGCTTCTTCAAAACCAACAGCTCCAGCTGTGAGCCCTGTCCCTATGGATCTTACTCAAACGGAACAG AGTGTCGTAAGTGCCCCGCTGGAACAGAGCCTGTGCTGGGCTTTGAGTACAAGTGGTGGAATCAGATGCCAGCTAACATGAGGAGTCTGGTTAGTGGAGAACACCGTGACTTTGAAGAACAAGTAG CGTGGGAGGCTGCTGGAGAGTACATCTACACCCCTGCTGTGTCTGCTAACGATTACATGATGCTGGTCTTGACTGTTTCTGGATTTAG ATTGCCACAGCATGTTGCAACAGACTCGGAGAACACAGAACTTGCAAGGGTAACGTTTGTCTTTGAGACAAAATGCACAACTGACTGTCAATTCTACTTCTTGGCG GGtgcaaatgaaagaagcaacacTCTTGTGGAGCAGTGGAGCCGCTCCAAGGAAAAGCAGTCTTACTCCTACATTGTGAACTCAAACTCTACTGTCATCTTCACGTGGGCTTTCCAGAGAGCCACAGGCTTTTCAAAC gAAACACGATACAATACTGATGTTGCCAAGATCTACTCTATCAAAGTGACCAATGCCATCAATGGGGTGGCCTCAAGCTGCCGCCACTGCGCTCTGGGCTCCTCAAAGACAGCATCTTCATGTGTGCCCTGCCCCTCTGGACACTACATAGAGAAGGACAGCAGTGCCTGCCGCCAGTGTCCCCCAGACACGTTCCTGAGCCGTGAGCACCCCTACGGAGAGGAGGCGTGCGTTCCCTGTGGACCGAAGACACACAGCAACGCG ATGCGCTCCACTTGTTTCAGCGACTGCAAGTTTGACTTCCGTGACGGTGAGCGGACGCTGCAGTACGACTTCAGTCATCTCCCCAACAGAACCACCTTCAACAGCGGACCGAGTTTCACCCCCAAAGGACTCCAGTACTTCCATCAGTTCAGCGTGAGCCTTTGTGGAAATGAG GGTAAGAAACTGGCCTCCTGCGTCGACAACGTCACCAGCACCAGGACAGTGAGCTCTTACGCATGCCAGTCTACCATCGTACCTTCCGATTTGAGGGGTGTGAAGACGGTAGTGTCCTCGCAGCCCATCAGCCTCGCAGATCGGCTCGTAG GGGTCACCACTGAAGCCGTGCTCGAGAACATCACCTCTCCTGCTGATCTGTTCCCTACCAAAAGCAGGATACCTGATGTCATATTCTTCTACAG GTCTTCTGAAGCAACCCAGTCTTGTAAGAAGGGACGGGCTACCACGATAAGAATGAGATGTGACACAGGGGGATCTGCAAGGCTTTCAGTGCCAAG CAAATGCCAGGAAGGAACCTGCGATGGCTGTGCCTTCCACTTCCTGTGGGAGACAGAAGACGCCTGCCCTCTGTGTTCAGAGAACGATTACCACCAGATCATGAGCGCCTGTATCCAGGGAATACAG AAAACGACCTACGTGTGGCACGAGCCCCGCCTGTGCACAAGAGGAGCTGCTTTACCCGAGCAGGCAGTGAACGCCTGCAAGACGCTGGACTTCTGGCTGAAGCTGGGGCTGTCCACCGGAATCATTGCAGCTCTTTTACTGGTGACGGTGTCCTGTTACTTctggaagaaaacacaaaa GTTAGAGTACAAATACTCCAAGCTCGTGATGAACTCCAGCCTGAAGGACTGTGAGCTGCCAGCTGCGGACAGCTGTGCCATCATGGAGGGAGAGGATGGGGAGGACGATTTGATATTCTTaaccaaaaaatcaattttcggGAAGATCAAGTCATTTAGCACCAAG aggacATCAGATGGGTTTGACTGTGTTCCCTTGAAATCCTCCTCAGAACACAACGACGTGGAATTATAG
- the LOC121300310 gene encoding endosome/lysosome-associated apoptosis and autophagy regulator 1-like isoform X1, with protein sequence MEQKKKGRVSQSRVCLWVTRFFIMAGVIVSEVAGQDRQLPVCTESDYHYQYTECDSVGSRWRVAVPHTPGICTGLPDPVRGTECSFSCKAGQFLEMKTQSCKECVEGTYSLGTGVRIDQWDTLPPGFSNTASDPNGEYADDMANCSNSIWQPQGDYIASNTDECTATLMYAVNLKQSGSISFSYFHPDSSIFFEFFVQNDQCQSTAGQSRWMKSTDNEWASHYLQLGRGNNVLYWRTTGFSMDTSEPKPVLVKNVIITGVAYTSECFSCRPGTYTSKRGSSVCSPCPKNTYSNKGATVCQQCDQDKYSDTGSGACQQRSPCTQQDYFYTHTPCDASGQTQLMYKWIEPKICSEDLKGAVKLPASGAKIACPPCNPGFFKTNSSSCEPCPYGSYSNGTECRKCPAGTEPVLGFEYKWWNQMPANMRSLVSGEHRDFEEQVAWEAAGEYIYTPAVSANDYMMLVLTVSGFRLPQHVATDSENTELARVTFVFETKCTTDCQFYFLAGANERSNTLVEQWSRSKEKQSYSYIVNSNSTVIFTWAFQRATGFSNETRYNTDVAKIYSIKVTNAINGVASSCRHCALGSSKTASSCVPCPSGHYIEKDSSACRQCPPDTFLSREHPYGEEACVPCGPKTHSNAMRSTCFSDCKFDFRDGERTLQYDFSHLPNRTTFNSGPSFTPKGLQYFHQFSVSLCGNEGKKLASCVDNVTSTRTVSSYACQSTIVPSDLRGVKTVVSSQPISLADRLVGVTTEAVLENITSPADLFPTKSRIPDVIFFYRSSEATQSCKKGRATTIRMRCDTGGSARLSVPSKCQEGTCDGCAFHFLWETEDACPLCSENDYHQIMSACIQGIQKTTYVWHEPRLCTRGAALPEQAVNACKTLDFWLKLGLSTGIIAALLLVTVSCYFWKKTQKLEYKYSKLVMNSSLKDCELPAADSCAIMEGEDGEDDLIFLTKKSIFGKIKSFSTKRTSDGFDCVPLKSSSEHNDVEL encoded by the exons atggAGCAGAAGAAGAAGGGGCGCGTTTCCCAGTCTCGGGTTTGTTTGTGGGTCACCCGGTTTTTTATTATGGCAGGTGTGATCGTTTCCGAGGTGGCAGGACAGGACAGGCAGCTGCCCGTTTGTACAGAG TCGGATTACCATTACCAGTACACTGAATGTGACAGTGTGGGCTCCAGGTGGAGAGTGGCAGTGCCTCACACCCCAGGAATCTGCACAGGCCTGCCAGACCCAGTGAGGGGAACGGAGTGCT CTTTCTCCTGCAAGGCGGGGCAGTTTCTGGAGATGAAGACGCAGTCCTGTAAAGAGTGTGTGGAGGGCACTTACTCCCTGGGGACGGGCGTGAGGATTGATCAGTGGGACACGCTCCCACCAGGATTTTCAAACACTGCGTCAGACCCCAACGGGGAGTATGCAGACGACATGGCAAACTGCTCCAA TTCGATATGGCAACCCCAGGGAGATTACATTGCCTCTAACACAGACGAATGCACCGCCACACTGATGTATGCTGTGAACCTCAAGCAGTCTGGCTCCATCTCCTTTTCCTATTTCCATCCGGACAGCAGCATTTTCTTTGAATTTTTT GTTCAGAATGACCAGTGCCAGTCTACCGCCGGACAAAGCAGGTGGATGAAAAGCACGGATAACGAATGGGCTTCCCATTAT CTTCAGTTGGGTCGTGGGAATAATGTGCTGTACTGGAGAACTACAGGGTTCTCAATGGACACGAGCGAACCAAAGCCAGTCCTTGTTAAGAATGTCATCATCACAG GAGTTGCATACACGTCCGAGTGTTTCTCCTGCAGGCCTGGTACCTACACTTCCAAAAGGGGCTCCTCTGTCTGCAGTCCCTGTCCCAAGAACACATACTCGAACAAGGGAGCCACAGTCTGCCAGCAGTGTGACCAAGACAAATACTCCG ATACAGGATCAGGGGCATGCCAACAGCGCTCCCCTTGCACCCAGCAAGACTActtctacacacacaccccttgtgATGCCAGCGGACAG ACCCAACTCATGTACAAGTGGATTGAGCCAAAAATCTGCAGTGAAGATCTGAAAGGAGCAGTCAAGCTGCCAGCCTCCGGCGCTAAGATCGCATGCCCACCTTGCAACCCGGGCTTCTTCAAAACCAACAGCTCCAGCTGTGAGCCCTGTCCCTATGGATCTTACTCAAACGGAACAG AGTGTCGTAAGTGCCCCGCTGGAACAGAGCCTGTGCTGGGCTTTGAGTACAAGTGGTGGAATCAGATGCCAGCTAACATGAGGAGTCTGGTTAGTGGAGAACACCGTGACTTTGAAGAACAAGTAG CGTGGGAGGCTGCTGGAGAGTACATCTACACCCCTGCTGTGTCTGCTAACGATTACATGATGCTGGTCTTGACTGTTTCTGGATTTAG ATTGCCACAGCATGTTGCAACAGACTCGGAGAACACAGAACTTGCAAGGGTAACGTTTGTCTTTGAGACAAAATGCACAACTGACTGTCAATTCTACTTCTTGGCG GGtgcaaatgaaagaagcaacacTCTTGTGGAGCAGTGGAGCCGCTCCAAGGAAAAGCAGTCTTACTCCTACATTGTGAACTCAAACTCTACTGTCATCTTCACGTGGGCTTTCCAGAGAGCCACAGGCTTTTCAAAC gAAACACGATACAATACTGATGTTGCCAAGATCTACTCTATCAAAGTGACCAATGCCATCAATGGGGTGGCCTCAAGCTGCCGCCACTGCGCTCTGGGCTCCTCAAAGACAGCATCTTCATGTGTGCCCTGCCCCTCTGGACACTACATAGAGAAGGACAGCAGTGCCTGCCGCCAGTGTCCCCCAGACACGTTCCTGAGCCGTGAGCACCCCTACGGAGAGGAGGCGTGCGTTCCCTGTGGACCGAAGACACACAGCAACGCG ATGCGCTCCACTTGTTTCAGCGACTGCAAGTTTGACTTCCGTGACGGTGAGCGGACGCTGCAGTACGACTTCAGTCATCTCCCCAACAGAACCACCTTCAACAGCGGACCGAGTTTCACCCCCAAAGGACTCCAGTACTTCCATCAGTTCAGCGTGAGCCTTTGTGGAAATGAG GGTAAGAAACTGGCCTCCTGCGTCGACAACGTCACCAGCACCAGGACAGTGAGCTCTTACGCATGCCAGTCTACCATCGTACCTTCCGATTTGAGGGGTGTGAAGACGGTAGTGTCCTCGCAGCCCATCAGCCTCGCAGATCGGCTCGTAG GGGTCACCACTGAAGCCGTGCTCGAGAACATCACCTCTCCTGCTGATCTGTTCCCTACCAAAAGCAGGATACCTGATGTCATATTCTTCTACAG GTCTTCTGAAGCAACCCAGTCTTGTAAGAAGGGACGGGCTACCACGATAAGAATGAGATGTGACACAGGGGGATCTGCAAGGCTTTCAGTGCCAAG CAAATGCCAGGAAGGAACCTGCGATGGCTGTGCCTTCCACTTCCTGTGGGAGACAGAAGACGCCTGCCCTCTGTGTTCAGAGAACGATTACCACCAGATCATGAGCGCCTGTATCCAGGGAATACAG AAAACGACCTACGTGTGGCACGAGCCCCGCCTGTGCACAAGAGGAGCTGCTTTACCCGAGCAGGCAGTGAACGCCTGCAAGACGCTGGACTTCTGGCTGAAGCTGGGGCTGTCCACCGGAATCATTGCAGCTCTTTTACTGGTGACGGTGTCCTGTTACTTctggaagaaaacacaaaa GTTAGAGTACAAATACTCCAAGCTCGTGATGAACTCCAGCCTGAAGGACTGTGAGCTGCCAGCTGCGGACAGCTGTGCCATCATGGAGGGAGAGGATGGGGAGGACGATTTGATATTCTTaaccaaaaaatcaattttcggGAAGATCAAGTCATTTAGCACCAAG aggacATCAGATGGGTTTGACTGTGTTCCCTTGAAATCCTCCTCAGAACACAACGACGTGGAATTATAG